In the genome of Streptomyces globosus, one region contains:
- a CDS encoding NAD(P)/FAD-dependent oxidoreductase: MADAALPVIVLSDPDPLRRHDTAELVQSWYRTSFRVLQVGGPAEVVRALDSLADRRVPVAAVLADEAPAPGDARHPGVRWLPLARHRDAAPAAADITPAPGSRTEDLRGALDDSLCTWNADARGELPTAEVRGSRFSPAAYAVRDFLGRSGVIFRWLPEQEARDAPVTVRLGDGTEMADPSISELAERLGLIRPAGQDHYDVAVIGGGPGGLSAAVYAAAEGMSVVVIEDDAPGGQAGTTSRIENYLGFPTGLTGGDLAQRALQQARRARVEWQPTRVASRVSPAEDGRHRIDFVKAGTDETASVTAAAVVVATGVDWNRLTAPGVDRLLNSGVYYGSCLSDAPSAAGEDVYMVGAGNSAGQAALYFARYARTVTLLVRGTDLGASMSDYLVRRIGRTPGLRVLLGTEVAECLGETTLTGLRLRERDGREQTVTAHCLYVLIGGHPSTDWLGGALALDDRGYVLTGSGAAGGDALPMETSVPGVFAVGDVRAGSVKRVGAAVGEGAAVAQCLVEYRRRHPTLFPDARAVCGF, from the coding sequence ATGGCCGATGCCGCACTGCCGGTGATTGTCCTCTCCGACCCCGACCCGCTCCGCCGCCACGACACGGCCGAGCTGGTGCAGAGCTGGTACCGGACCTCCTTCCGGGTGCTCCAGGTCGGCGGGCCGGCAGAGGTGGTCCGGGCGCTGGACTCGCTGGCGGACCGCCGGGTACCCGTCGCGGCCGTCCTCGCCGACGAGGCCCCGGCCCCCGGTGACGCCCGGCATCCCGGAGTCCGCTGGCTGCCGCTGGCCCGCCACCGCGACGCCGCCCCCGCCGCCGCGGACATCACCCCGGCCCCCGGGAGCCGCACCGAGGACCTGCGCGGCGCGCTCGACGACTCCCTGTGCACCTGGAACGCCGACGCCCGCGGCGAACTGCCCACCGCCGAGGTGCGCGGAAGCCGCTTCTCGCCCGCCGCCTACGCGGTGCGCGACTTCCTCGGCCGCAGCGGCGTCATCTTCCGCTGGCTGCCCGAGCAGGAGGCGCGGGACGCGCCGGTGACCGTCCGCCTCGGCGACGGCACCGAGATGGCGGACCCGTCGATCAGCGAACTCGCCGAACGGCTCGGCCTGATCCGCCCCGCCGGGCAGGACCACTACGACGTCGCCGTGATCGGCGGCGGTCCCGGAGGCCTGTCCGCGGCGGTGTACGCGGCCGCCGAGGGCATGAGCGTCGTCGTCATCGAGGACGACGCGCCCGGCGGGCAGGCGGGGACGACCTCGCGGATCGAGAACTACCTCGGCTTCCCGACCGGCCTCACCGGCGGCGACCTCGCCCAGCGCGCCCTGCAGCAGGCCCGCCGCGCCCGCGTCGAATGGCAGCCCACGCGCGTCGCCAGCCGGGTCTCGCCCGCGGAGGACGGCCGCCACCGGATCGACTTCGTCAAGGCGGGCACCGACGAGACTGCCTCCGTGACCGCCGCCGCGGTGGTCGTCGCCACCGGCGTGGACTGGAACCGCCTGACGGCCCCCGGCGTCGACCGCCTGCTCAACTCCGGCGTCTACTACGGCTCGTGCCTCTCCGACGCGCCCTCGGCCGCCGGCGAGGACGTCTACATGGTCGGCGCCGGCAACTCCGCCGGCCAGGCCGCCCTCTACTTCGCCCGCTACGCCCGCACCGTCACCCTCCTCGTACGGGGCACCGACCTCGGCGCCTCCATGTCCGACTACCTGGTCCGGCGCATCGGGCGCACCCCCGGCCTGCGCGTCCTCCTCGGCACCGAGGTCGCGGAATGCCTCGGCGAGACCACCCTCACCGGCCTCCGCCTGCGCGAGCGCGACGGCAGGGAGCAGACCGTCACCGCACACTGCCTGTACGTCCTGATCGGCGGCCACCCCTCGACCGACTGGCTCGGCGGGGCGCTCGCCCTCGACGACCGCGGCTACGTCCTCACCGGAAGCGGAGCGGCCGGCGGGGACGCGCTGCCGATGGAGACCAGCGTCCCCGGCGTGTTCGCCGTCGGCGACGTGCGCGCCGGATCGGTCAAGCGGGTCGGCGCCGCCGTGGGGGAGGGCGCCGCGGTCGCCCAGTGCCTGGTCGAGTACCGGCGCCGCCACCCCACCCTCTTCCCGGACGCCCGCGCCGTCTGCGGCTTCTGA
- a CDS encoding phosphocholine-specific phospholipase C — MAELNRRRFLQLTGGTAALGVLGESIARAAAIPAQGSTGTIADVEHIVVLMQENRSFDHYFGRLRGVRGFGDPRPVTLPSGKPVWHQADRTGKVTLPFRPPSDDLGMEFLQGLNHDWAGGQSAFNKGRYDNWVPAKTPTTMAYLGREDIPFHYALADAFTVCDAYHCSFIGSTDPNRYYLWSGHTGNDGKGGGPVLNNAELGYGWTTYPERLEAAGVSWKVYQDIGDGLDAAGHWGWINDAYRGNYGDNSLLYFNAYRNAQPGSPLHEKARTGTDAKAGEGYFDRLRADVKSGRLPQVSWIAAPEAFSEHSNWPSNYGAWYIAQVLDALTSNPDVWARTALFITYDENDGFFDHVVPPYAPANAGQGLSTVPTALDVFPGKPGYTAGPYGLGPRVPMLVVSPWSTGGYSCSETFDHTSVIRFMEKRFGVHEPNISPWRRAVCGDLTSAFDFGRSDTGAVPLPDTGAWEPRDRERHPDFTAPAPAVGSMPRQERGARPTRPLGYAPYVDGTALTAEGRFRLTFSGGPALGAQFLVTSGNRTDAPWTYTTAAGASIADTWNTRYSGGVTDLTVHGPNGFVRRFRNPGTVPGPEVTARHNAATGNLDLTCTNRGDATAVLTVTSAYGGSPQRLTVARGASVAHTVSLLGSRHWYDVTVTASGTADFLRRFAGKVETGAPGLSDPAILTDPSS; from the coding sequence ATGGCAGAACTCAACCGCCGCCGCTTCCTTCAGCTCACCGGCGGCACCGCCGCCCTGGGCGTGCTGGGCGAGAGCATCGCGCGCGCCGCCGCCATCCCGGCTCAGGGCTCCACCGGCACCATCGCCGATGTCGAGCACATCGTCGTCCTCATGCAGGAGAACCGTTCCTTCGACCACTACTTCGGCAGGCTGCGCGGCGTGCGCGGCTTCGGCGACCCGCGCCCGGTGACCCTCCCGAGCGGCAAGCCCGTCTGGCACCAGGCCGACAGGACGGGCAAGGTGACGCTGCCCTTCCGGCCGCCGTCGGACGACCTCGGCATGGAGTTCCTGCAGGGCCTCAACCACGACTGGGCAGGCGGCCAGAGCGCCTTCAACAAGGGCAGGTACGACAACTGGGTGCCGGCCAAGACGCCCACCACGATGGCGTACCTGGGCCGCGAGGACATCCCGTTCCACTACGCCCTCGCCGACGCGTTCACGGTCTGCGACGCCTACCACTGCTCGTTCATCGGCTCCACCGACCCCAACCGCTACTACCTGTGGTCCGGCCACACCGGCAACGACGGCAAGGGGGGCGGCCCCGTCCTCAACAACGCCGAACTCGGCTACGGGTGGACGACCTACCCGGAGCGGCTGGAGGCGGCGGGCGTCTCCTGGAAGGTCTACCAGGACATCGGCGACGGTCTCGACGCGGCCGGCCACTGGGGCTGGATCAACGACGCCTACCGGGGCAACTACGGCGACAACTCGCTCCTGTACTTCAACGCCTACCGCAACGCACAGCCCGGCAGCCCCCTGCACGAGAAGGCCCGCACGGGCACCGACGCCAAGGCCGGCGAGGGCTACTTCGACCGGCTCCGGGCGGACGTGAAGTCCGGCAGGCTGCCGCAGGTCTCCTGGATCGCGGCCCCCGAGGCCTTCAGCGAGCACTCCAACTGGCCGTCCAACTACGGCGCCTGGTACATCGCGCAGGTCCTCGACGCGCTCACCTCGAACCCGGACGTGTGGGCCCGTACCGCCCTGTTCATCACCTATGACGAGAATGACGGGTTCTTCGACCACGTCGTCCCGCCGTACGCCCCGGCCAACGCCGGCCAGGGCCTGTCCACGGTGCCGACCGCCCTCGACGTCTTCCCGGGCAAACCCGGTTACACGGCCGGGCCGTACGGGCTGGGCCCGCGCGTGCCGATGCTCGTCGTCTCACCGTGGAGCACCGGCGGCTACTCCTGCTCCGAGACCTTCGACCACACCTCCGTCATCCGCTTCATGGAGAAGCGCTTCGGCGTCCACGAGCCGAACATCTCGCCGTGGCGCCGCGCCGTCTGCGGCGACCTGACCTCCGCGTTCGACTTCGGCCGCAGCGACACCGGCGCCGTTCCGCTGCCCGACACGGGTGCCTGGGAGCCGCGGGACCGCGAGCGGCACCCCGACTTCACGGCCCCCGCGCCCGCCGTGGGCAGCATGCCCCGCCAGGAGAGGGGCGCACGGCCCACCCGCCCGCTGGGGTACGCCCCGTACGTGGACGGCACGGCGCTCACCGCGGAGGGGAGGTTCCGGCTGACGTTCAGCGGCGGGCCGGCGCTGGGCGCGCAGTTCCTCGTCACCTCCGGAAACCGCACCGACGCCCCCTGGACGTACACGACGGCGGCCGGCGCGTCGATCGCGGACACCTGGAACACCCGCTACTCGGGCGGGGTCACCGACCTGACGGTGCACGGCCCGAACGGCTTCGTGCGCCGCTTCCGCAACCCCGGGACGGTCCCCGGGCCCGAGGTCACCGCCCGCCACAACGCCGCGACCGGCAACCTGGACCTCACCTGCACCAACAGGGGGGATGCGACGGCGGTCCTCACCGTCACCAGCGCCTACGGCGGGAGCCCGCAGCGCCTCACCGTCGCGCGGGGCGCCTCGGTCGCGCACACCGTGTCCCTGCTGGGCAGCCGCCACTGGTACGACGTGACGGTCACCGCGTCCGGTACCGCGGACTTCCTGCGGCGTTTCGCGGGCAAGGTCGAGACCGGGGCGCCCGGCCTGTCGGATCCGGCGATCCTGACCGACCCTTCGTCCTGA
- a CDS encoding MerR family transcriptional regulator yields MEEDALLGIGVFARRARLSQKALRLYGRQGLLPPDHVDPVTGYRYYRESRLGDARLIVRLRGLDMPLAQVAAVLAAAPAEAARLVAAYWDEVERRVAAQRELAAHLRIHLLGDEGMTDDMYEIGTREVAQQLVLVEQRHITPEELPRWIPAALGRLAPVAEAHGGVFGPPFVVYHGEVNEDGDGPVELCVPVDPAREGGLPAAHRIEPARVEAYTRITKAQTAYPQILSAYDAVYAWAAARGRAPAGSPREVYFADWAAIGAADPACDIALPLAE; encoded by the coding sequence ATGGAGGAAGACGCACTGCTCGGGATCGGAGTGTTCGCCCGCCGGGCCCGTCTGTCGCAGAAGGCCCTGCGGCTGTACGGCCGCCAGGGTCTGCTGCCGCCGGACCACGTCGATCCGGTCACCGGCTACCGGTACTACCGGGAGAGCCGGCTGGGCGACGCCCGGCTGATCGTGCGGCTGCGCGGGCTGGACATGCCGCTGGCGCAGGTCGCCGCCGTTCTGGCGGCCGCGCCGGCGGAGGCCGCCCGGCTGGTGGCCGCGTACTGGGACGAGGTCGAGCGCCGCGTCGCGGCCCAGCGGGAGCTGGCCGCACACCTCCGTATCCACCTGCTCGGAGACGAAGGGATGACGGACGACATGTACGAGATCGGGACGCGCGAGGTGGCGCAGCAGCTGGTGCTCGTCGAACAGCGGCACATCACACCGGAGGAGCTCCCCCGCTGGATTCCGGCGGCCCTGGGCCGGCTGGCCCCGGTGGCCGAGGCGCACGGAGGCGTCTTCGGCCCCCCGTTCGTCGTCTACCACGGGGAGGTGAACGAGGACGGCGACGGCCCGGTGGAGCTGTGCGTGCCCGTGGATCCGGCCCGTGAGGGCGGGCTGCCCGCGGCCCACCGGATCGAGCCGGCGCGGGTGGAGGCGTACACGCGCATCACGAAGGCGCAGACGGCCTACCCGCAGATCCTGTCCGCGTACGACGCGGTGTACGCGTGGGCGGCCGCCCGCGGCCGGGCCCCGGCGGGCTCGCCTCGTGAGGTCTACTTCGCGGACTGGGCGGCGATCGGCGCGGCCGATCCCGCCTGCGACATCGCCCTTCCCCTCGCGGAGTGA
- a CDS encoding cold-shock protein — protein sequence MATGTVKWFNAEKGFGFIEQDGGGPDVFAHYSNIVANGFRELQEGQRVNFDVTAGQKGPQAENITAA from the coding sequence ATGGCTACCGGTACCGTGAAGTGGTTCAACGCTGAAAAGGGCTTCGGCTTCATCGAGCAGGACGGCGGCGGCCCGGACGTCTTCGCCCACTACTCGAACATCGTCGCCAACGGCTTCCGCGAGCTGCAGGAAGGCCAGCGCGTGAACTTCGACGTCACCGCCGGCCAGAAGGGCCCGCAGGCGGAGAACATCACCGCGGCCTGA
- a CDS encoding EF-hand domain-containing protein — translation MSVLDMKLDRSFDVFDADRDGRLRKSDVTGLSDKLAESLGVAPDAVAGLRGSLEDLWDAVFQKMDRDGDGGVDRLEFRAAFRARIVTDQNRIWDRIRSMSNAWTELGDRDGDGMLSREEYTDLLHGMFRLPRETFEEAFNGLDSDGDGQLSRDEISRAMKEYYTSEDHTARGNHFFGRL, via the coding sequence GTGAGCGTGCTGGACATGAAGCTCGACCGGTCCTTCGACGTCTTCGACGCGGACCGCGACGGACGGCTCCGCAAGTCGGACGTGACCGGCCTCTCGGACAAGCTCGCCGAGTCGCTCGGCGTCGCCCCCGACGCCGTCGCCGGACTCCGCGGCTCGCTGGAGGACCTCTGGGACGCCGTCTTCCAGAAGATGGACCGCGACGGCGACGGCGGCGTCGACCGCCTGGAGTTCCGGGCGGCGTTCCGGGCGCGCATCGTCACCGACCAGAACCGGATCTGGGACCGCATCAGGAGCATGAGCAACGCCTGGACCGAGCTCGGCGACCGCGACGGCGACGGCATGCTCAGCCGCGAGGAGTACACCGACCTCCTCCACGGCATGTTCCGCCTGCCCCGCGAGACCTTCGAGGAGGCGTTCAACGGGCTCGACTCCGACGGCGACGGCCAGTTGAGCCGTGACGAGATCAGCCGCGCGATGAAGGAGTACTACACCAGCGAGGACCACACCGCCCGCGGCAACCACTTCTTCGGCCGCCTCTGA
- a CDS encoding aldo/keto reductase — MEYRQLGTSGLSVPVLSFGAGTFGGEGPLFGAWGDTGVRGARRMVDICIDAGITLFDTADVYSAGASESVLGAAVKGRRDRVLLSTKAGLPMGDGPGDAGTSGARLIRSTEDALRRLGTDRIDLFQLHAFDAATPVEEVLSALDTLVRAGKIRHVGVSNFAGWQLMKSLAAADRHGFPRYAAHQVYYSLVGRDYEWELMPLGRDQGVGALVWSPLGWGRLTGRVRRGRPLPEGSRLHATADYGPPVDDELLYDVVDVLDAIARETGRSIPQVALNWLLGRPTVSSVIIGARTEEQLRQNIGAVGWSLTPEQSARLDAVSHRPAPYPYFPYERQEGFARLNPPLTAPAPGRAA, encoded by the coding sequence ATGGAGTACAGGCAGCTCGGCACCTCCGGTCTCAGCGTCCCGGTCCTGAGCTTCGGCGCCGGGACGTTCGGCGGCGAAGGGCCGCTCTTCGGGGCGTGGGGCGACACCGGCGTCCGCGGGGCGCGCCGCATGGTCGACATCTGCATCGACGCCGGGATCACGCTCTTCGACACCGCCGACGTGTACTCGGCCGGAGCCTCGGAGTCCGTCCTGGGCGCGGCGGTGAAGGGCCGGCGCGACCGGGTTCTGCTCTCCACCAAGGCGGGCCTGCCGATGGGCGACGGGCCCGGCGACGCCGGTACCTCCGGGGCACGCCTGATCCGGTCCACCGAGGACGCCCTGCGCCGGCTCGGCACCGACCGGATCGACCTGTTCCAGCTGCACGCCTTCGATGCGGCCACCCCGGTCGAGGAGGTGCTGTCGGCGCTCGACACGCTGGTGCGCGCGGGGAAGATCCGCCACGTCGGCGTCTCCAACTTCGCGGGCTGGCAGCTGATGAAGTCCCTGGCCGCGGCCGACCGCCACGGCTTCCCCCGGTACGCCGCCCACCAGGTGTACTACTCGCTCGTCGGCCGCGACTACGAGTGGGAGCTGATGCCGCTGGGCCGTGACCAGGGCGTCGGCGCCCTCGTGTGGAGCCCGCTCGGCTGGGGCCGCCTCACCGGCAGGGTACGGCGCGGCCGGCCGCTGCCGGAGGGCAGCCGGCTGCACGCGACCGCGGACTACGGCCCGCCCGTCGACGACGAACTGCTCTACGACGTCGTCGACGTGCTCGACGCGATCGCACGGGAGACCGGCCGGTCGATCCCGCAGGTCGCGCTCAACTGGCTGCTGGGCCGCCCCACCGTGTCGTCCGTGATCATCGGCGCCCGCACCGAGGAGCAGCTGCGGCAGAACATCGGCGCCGTCGGTTGGAGCCTGACGCCGGAGCAGAGCGCGCGGCTGGACGCCGTGAGCCACCGCCCGGCGCCCTATCCGTACTTCCCGTACGAGCGCCAGGAGGGCTTCGCCCGCCTCAACCCCCCGCTGACGGCCCCGGCTCCGGGCCGGGCCGCGTAG
- a CDS encoding NPP1 family protein, producing MRANRHLRRTAVTLGAALALVIGVPQTAFAAPPPALPANAEPMELAFQPAFDYDTDGCYPTPAIGSNGVLNSGLKPTGALDGNCRDATDLDNTNSYSRATCNNGWCAVVYALYFEKDQAIPGISLGGHRHDWEHVVVWIRDNEAQYVATSAHGDFVIHSRDRIRWDGSHPKVVYHKDGWGTHCFRAANTNDEPPENHKRTWQFPALVGWSGYPAALRDKLSQADFGSAHFGLKDGSFQSHLAEAKPAGIPFDPYV from the coding sequence GTGCGCGCGAACCGTCACCTCCGCAGAACAGCCGTCACCCTGGGCGCCGCCCTCGCCCTGGTCATCGGCGTGCCACAGACCGCGTTCGCCGCGCCCCCGCCGGCGCTCCCCGCCAACGCCGAGCCGATGGAGCTGGCCTTCCAGCCCGCCTTCGACTACGACACCGACGGCTGCTACCCGACCCCCGCCATAGGGTCGAACGGCGTCCTCAACAGCGGCCTCAAGCCCACCGGAGCCCTCGACGGCAACTGCCGGGACGCCACCGACCTCGACAACACCAACAGCTACTCCCGAGCCACCTGCAACAACGGATGGTGCGCCGTGGTCTACGCGCTCTACTTCGAGAAGGACCAGGCCATACCCGGCATCAGCCTCGGCGGCCACCGCCACGACTGGGAACACGTCGTGGTGTGGATCCGGGACAACGAGGCCCAGTACGTCGCCACGTCCGCCCACGGCGACTTCGTGATCCACTCCCGCGACCGGATCCGCTGGGACGGCAGCCACCCCAAGGTCGTGTACCACAAGGACGGCTGGGGCACCCACTGCTTCCGGGCCGCCAACACCAACGACGAACCGCCGGAGAACCACAAGCGGACCTGGCAGTTCCCCGCGCTCGTCGGCTGGTCCGGCTACCCGGCTGCCCTGCGTGACAAGCTCAGCCAGGCCGACTTCGGCAGCGCGCACTTCGGCCTGAAGGACGGCTCCTTCCAGTCGCACCTGGCCGAGGCGAAGCCCGCAGGCATCCCCTTCGACCCCTACGTCTAG
- a CDS encoding ATP-binding protein, whose translation MRYLILGVTEARSAAGSPLPIGGARLRALLAALALRAGGPAAASVTDLVDDVWGDRPPRDAPAALQALVARLRRALGGRDTVLADPAGGYRLAVADRDDVDLHRFTRLAREGRARLTAAPADPAGAAARLRSALDLWRGPALADLPEPARSRHAAPLEARRTTALRDRIEADLRSGAADPAGLSAQIEALIRENPYDETLRAQQLRALRAAGRPAEALAAYERTRRTLADALGADPGPELVALHAELLNPAAAPAGERPGPAGGNLRPRLNSFVGREQELAALRDDLAGLRLVTLTGPGGSGKTRLAEEGAAAHPDPVWLVELARLDQPGAVPGAVLSALGLREDTLVAREAPAADPAARLVELCADRRLLIILDNCEHVVGAAAELAELLLTHCPGVRILATSREPLGVPGETLRPVGPLPPGPAHRLFADRAAAALPGFTPDDDPDAVAETCTRLDGLPLAIELAAARLRLLTPRQIADRLDDRFRLLTGGARTVLPRQQTLRAVVDWSWDLLDEAERTVLRRLSVFAGGCDLAAAEAVCGEGSGPDTAGLLGSLVDKSLVVATPDPDSRGMRYRMLETIHEYAAERAAADDADRLAAADRHAAYFLALAEEAEPLLRGSAQLPWIRRVETELDNLRAALRHTTGAGSAEAGERFAVALGWFWWLRNYRAEGADWVGRILRNRSAEPPEGTPAYWRLMRVRMLDVFLRAQGETPEEFRTPANAALAERMRKVFARPGPETARFPGMLWPMTLLLAGDVLDVRGALDTAVENCRRHGGAWELGVTLLLRTHLALDVTGGLPAVDADLAELHDLAERVGDRWTRAQVAAAAGEAALSRGRYGAARGEFDECLRLAREVGAHTETPFITARIAEAALCAGDFAGAERLLAESAREVDRYGGVYDVRAYAGLLSSLVALIRGDLAAARAVHGRARADAARFAAPAQLIAGLDNIDAVLRGREAGPEAGLAAIGPALAGAVAAHCAERVLASLADTAAALLSRAGRTGEAVRVLGAATAWRAGHPRSVLEQAAVAAIPDEARALLGPDRYGKEAAEGAALTPAEVAALLTTG comes from the coding sequence GTGCGTTACCTCATCCTCGGCGTCACCGAAGCGCGCAGCGCGGCCGGCTCCCCCCTTCCGATAGGCGGGGCGCGCCTGCGCGCGCTCCTGGCCGCCCTCGCCCTGCGCGCCGGCGGCCCGGCCGCCGCCTCCGTCACCGACCTCGTCGACGACGTCTGGGGCGACCGGCCTCCCCGGGACGCCCCGGCCGCCCTCCAGGCGCTCGTCGCCCGCCTGCGCCGGGCGCTCGGCGGACGGGACACCGTCCTCGCCGACCCTGCCGGCGGCTACCGCCTCGCCGTCGCCGACCGCGACGACGTCGACCTGCACCGCTTCACCCGCCTCGCCCGCGAAGGCCGCGCCCGGCTGACCGCGGCCCCCGCCGATCCCGCCGGCGCCGCCGCCCGCCTGCGCTCCGCCCTCGACCTGTGGCGCGGCCCGGCCCTCGCCGACCTCCCCGAACCCGCCCGCAGCCGGCACGCCGCCCCCCTCGAAGCACGGCGCACCACCGCCCTGCGCGACCGCATCGAGGCCGACCTGCGCTCCGGCGCCGCGGACCCGGCGGGGCTGTCGGCCCAGATCGAGGCGCTGATCCGGGAGAACCCGTACGACGAGACGCTGCGCGCCCAGCAGCTGCGGGCCCTGCGGGCGGCCGGCCGGCCCGCCGAGGCCCTCGCCGCGTACGAGCGCACCCGCCGCACCCTCGCAGACGCCCTCGGCGCCGACCCGGGCCCCGAACTCGTCGCCCTGCACGCCGAACTGCTGAACCCCGCCGCCGCGCCCGCGGGCGAGCGCCCCGGGCCCGCGGGCGGCAACCTGCGGCCGCGCCTGAACTCCTTCGTCGGACGCGAACAGGAACTGGCCGCCCTCCGGGACGACCTCGCCGGCCTGCGCCTCGTCACCCTCACGGGGCCGGGCGGCTCCGGCAAGACCCGGCTCGCCGAGGAAGGCGCCGCCGCCCACCCGGACCCGGTGTGGCTGGTCGAACTCGCCCGCCTCGACCAGCCCGGCGCCGTTCCCGGCGCCGTCCTCAGCGCCCTCGGCCTGCGCGAGGACACCCTCGTGGCCCGCGAGGCACCCGCGGCCGACCCCGCCGCGCGGCTCGTCGAACTGTGCGCCGACCGCCGCCTGCTGATCATCCTCGACAACTGCGAGCACGTCGTCGGCGCCGCCGCCGAACTTGCCGAACTCCTCCTCACCCACTGCCCCGGCGTCCGGATCCTCGCGACGAGCCGCGAACCCCTCGGCGTGCCCGGCGAGACACTCCGCCCCGTCGGGCCGCTCCCGCCGGGGCCCGCGCACCGCCTCTTCGCCGACCGCGCCGCCGCGGCCCTGCCCGGCTTCACCCCGGACGACGACCCTGATGCCGTCGCCGAGACGTGCACCCGCCTCGACGGCCTTCCGCTGGCCATCGAACTGGCCGCCGCCCGGCTGAGGCTGCTCACCCCGCGCCAGATCGCCGACCGCCTCGACGACCGCTTCCGGCTCCTGACCGGCGGAGCCCGTACGGTCCTGCCGCGCCAGCAGACCCTGCGCGCCGTCGTCGACTGGTCGTGGGACCTCCTCGACGAGGCGGAGCGGACCGTCCTGCGCAGGCTCTCCGTCTTCGCCGGCGGCTGCGACCTGGCGGCTGCCGAGGCCGTCTGCGGTGAAGGCAGCGGCCCGGACACCGCCGGCCTCCTCGGCTCGCTCGTCGACAAGTCCCTCGTCGTGGCCACCCCCGACCCCGACAGCCGCGGCATGCGCTACCGGATGCTGGAGACGATCCACGAGTACGCCGCCGAACGCGCCGCCGCGGACGACGCCGACCGCCTCGCGGCCGCCGACCGGCACGCCGCGTACTTCCTGGCCCTCGCCGAGGAGGCCGAGCCGCTGCTGCGCGGCTCCGCCCAGCTGCCGTGGATCCGGCGCGTCGAGACCGAGCTGGACAACCTCCGGGCGGCCCTGCGGCACACCACCGGGGCCGGATCGGCCGAAGCCGGGGAGCGTTTCGCCGTCGCACTCGGCTGGTTCTGGTGGCTGCGCAACTACCGCGCCGAGGGCGCCGACTGGGTGGGCCGCATCCTGCGGAACCGGTCCGCCGAGCCGCCCGAGGGCACCCCCGCCTACTGGCGCCTGATGCGCGTCCGCATGCTCGACGTCTTCCTGCGCGCCCAGGGCGAGACGCCCGAGGAGTTCCGCACCCCCGCCAACGCCGCGCTCGCCGAGCGCATGCGGAAGGTGTTCGCGAGGCCCGGGCCCGAGACGGCCCGCTTCCCCGGGATGCTCTGGCCCATGACCCTCCTCCTCGCCGGAGACGTCCTCGACGTCCGCGGAGCCCTCGACACGGCGGTCGAGAACTGCCGCCGCCACGGCGGGGCCTGGGAGCTGGGCGTCACCCTCCTGCTGCGCACCCACCTCGCCCTCGACGTCACCGGCGGCCTGCCCGCCGTCGACGCCGACCTCGCCGAACTCCACGACCTCGCCGAACGGGTGGGCGACCGGTGGACCCGCGCCCAGGTGGCGGCCGCCGCCGGCGAGGCGGCGCTCTCCCGGGGCCGGTACGGTGCGGCGCGCGGCGAGTTCGACGAATGCCTGCGCCTCGCCCGCGAGGTGGGGGCCCACACGGAGACGCCGTTCATCACGGCCCGCATCGCCGAAGCCGCACTCTGCGCAGGGGATTTCGCCGGCGCGGAGCGGCTCCTGGCCGAGTCGGCCCGCGAGGTCGACCGGTACGGCGGCGTGTACGACGTCCGCGCCTACGCCGGACTGCTGTCGAGCCTCGTCGCCCTCATCCGCGGAGACCTCGCGGCGGCCCGAGCCGTGCACGGGCGGGCCCGCGCGGATGCCGCCCGGTTTGCGGCTCCTGCCCAGCTCATCGCCGGCCTCGACAACATCGACGCCGTGCTGCGGGGGCGTGAAGCCGGCCCGGAGGCGGGCCTCGCCGCCATCGGGCCGGCGCTGGCCGGCGCCGTCGCCGCGCACTGCGCGGAGCGCGTCCTGGCCTCGCTCGCCGACACCGCGGCAGCGCTGCTGTCGCGGGCGGGACGCACCGGGGAGGCCGTGCGGGTCCTCGGCGCGGCCACGGCGTGGCGCGCGGGGCACCCGCGCTCCGTGCTGGAGCAGGCCGCCGTCGCGGCGATCCCGGACGAGGCCCGCGCCCTGCTCGGCCCGGACCGCTACGGGAAGGAGGCGGCGGAGGGCGCCGCGCTCACCCCGGCCGAGGTCGCGGCCCTGCTCACCACCGGCTGA
- a CDS encoding DUF7691 family protein — MGNLEMSTGDMRDVIRLLTAVERTPEQDRVLAAAREQCTRADARFENEGVRLDVPVAQALEDLLEGAPSADEGPGYMYAFQALVAVQFSDTCDLGHWNRPSWFHTVDDEMTRLGVPGDLAPASLLFGGPPLRLPHPGDAVPRMGTFPASRAAEVVEAYEAVLDRLDPDVRETAEVLLGPMRDEAREWEAAKAAGRTEDTLFFWLH, encoded by the coding sequence GTGGGGAACCTGGAGATGAGCACCGGCGACATGCGGGACGTGATCCGCCTGCTGACGGCGGTGGAGCGGACACCCGAGCAGGACAGGGTCCTCGCAGCGGCGCGGGAGCAGTGCACGCGGGCGGATGCGCGGTTCGAGAACGAGGGCGTCCGGCTGGACGTACCGGTCGCACAGGCCCTGGAGGATCTGCTGGAGGGCGCGCCCAGCGCGGACGAGGGGCCCGGCTACATGTACGCCTTCCAGGCGCTGGTCGCGGTGCAGTTCTCCGACACCTGCGATCTCGGCCACTGGAACCGGCCGTCCTGGTTCCACACCGTCGACGACGAGATGACCCGCCTCGGGGTCCCCGGAGACCTGGCGCCGGCCTCGCTGCTGTTCGGCGGGCCGCCGCTGCGCCTGCCGCATCCCGGTGACGCCGTGCCCCGCATGGGCACCTTCCCGGCCTCCCGGGCCGCGGAGGTCGTCGAGGCCTACGAGGCGGTCCTCGACCGGCTCGACCCCGACGTCCGCGAGACGGCGGAGGTGCTGCTGGGGCCGATGCGGGACGAGGCCCGCGAGTGGGAGGCCGCGAAGGCGGCGGGCCGGACGGAGGACACCCTCTTCTTCTGGCTCCACTGA